A part of Gracilimonas sediminicola genomic DNA contains:
- a CDS encoding NADH-quinone oxidoreductase subunit N, which translates to MDYLGDIQAFLPGVITAVAGLVVIVVESLKKDSPLNFWITSLSLIAALIVSVQSLGTNLDTAFSGMLVYGGPVAFGNMVILTGAVFCVFISEDYLRGIGHYYGEIYALMLFATSGMLALAGSNDLITLFVGLETMSICLYVMAGLIKDEKAGAESALKYFLLGAFSTGFLLYGMALLYGATGTTNIPEIGAAASTDLLFLAGTGLLLVGFLFKVSAVPFHMWTPDVYQGTPTTLTAYMATASKAGTFVAFILVLARALPIMEGLDWQSVLSLIAIVTMIFGNIIALVQDNVKRMLAYSSVAHAGYALVGLAAGTFEGYSAVLFYLFAYTLMNVGAFGVIAYYERNKGLDFNQVQNLAGLGYKEPMMGISLSVFLFSLAGIPPLVGFVGKYYVFAAAINAEMVGLAIVGVLASAASVYYYLRVMVYLYFREEHQPVELFKPTLLYKGTIAILAILTLYYGVEPLLPTGGLMDLLNTFGGYSTPAISVAP; encoded by the coding sequence ATGGATTATTTAGGCGACATACAAGCTTTTCTACCCGGTGTAATTACTGCTGTAGCCGGTTTAGTAGTAATCGTGGTTGAATCACTCAAAAAAGACAGCCCGTTAAATTTCTGGATTACCTCACTTTCCCTGATTGCTGCACTCATTGTAAGTGTGCAATCATTAGGCACCAACCTGGATACGGCTTTTTCCGGGATGTTGGTTTACGGTGGACCGGTAGCATTCGGGAATATGGTTATTCTCACCGGTGCTGTGTTTTGTGTTTTCATTAGTGAAGACTACCTGAGAGGCATCGGACATTACTACGGTGAAATTTATGCACTGATGTTATTTGCTACATCCGGTATGCTTGCCCTTGCCGGTTCCAACGACCTGATTACGCTATTTGTAGGCCTGGAAACCATGTCTATTTGTTTATATGTGATGGCCGGTTTGATTAAAGACGAAAAAGCCGGAGCCGAATCAGCTCTGAAGTATTTCTTACTCGGTGCCTTCTCAACAGGGTTCCTTTTATATGGAATGGCTCTACTCTATGGAGCTACCGGTACAACAAACATTCCTGAAATAGGCGCAGCTGCAAGTACCGATTTATTATTCCTTGCCGGAACCGGACTTCTTTTAGTAGGATTTTTATTCAAAGTGTCAGCGGTGCCATTCCATATGTGGACTCCCGATGTTTATCAGGGAACGCCAACTACTTTAACAGCTTACATGGCTACGGCCTCTAAAGCGGGTACGTTTGTAGCTTTTATTTTGGTGCTTGCAAGAGCACTTCCGATTATGGAAGGATTGGACTGGCAATCGGTGCTCAGCCTTATCGCAATTGTAACTATGATATTTGGTAACATCATTGCCCTTGTGCAGGATAATGTAAAACGCATGCTTGCCTATTCAAGTGTGGCACATGCCGGTTATGCACTGGTTGGCTTAGCTGCCGGCACATTTGAGGGGTACAGCGCCGTGCTCTTTTACCTGTTCGCCTATACCCTGATGAATGTGGGAGCTTTTGGAGTGATTGCTTATTACGAGCGCAACAAAGGCCTTGATTTCAACCAGGTTCAAAACCTTGCCGGATTGGGCTACAAAGAACCAATGATGGGAATTTCTCTTTCCGTATTCCTATTCTCTCTGGCCGGTATTCCACCACTGGTGGGTTTTGTAGGAAAGTATTATGTATTTGCTGCAGCTATTAATGCCGAGATGGTTGGGTTAGCAATTGTAGGTGTGTTGGCCAGTGCAGCCAGTGTGTATTATTATCTTCGCGTTATGGTTTACTTGTACTTCCGTGAAGAACATCAGCCAGTTGAGCTATTCAAGCCCACACTGCTTTATAAGGGAACCATCGCTATTCTCGCTATTTTGACACTTTATTATGGAGTGGAGCCGCTGCTGCCTACCGGCGGGTTAATGGATCTGCTGAACACTTTCGGTGGCTATTCGACACCTGCCATTTCAGTCGCTCCCTGA
- the rpsR gene encoding 30S ribosomal protein S18: MIKNPSHPKKGQRKVKQCKFTRAGVEYIDYKDVDTLQRFTNDQGKILPRRVTGTSAKHQRQLTTAVKRARFLALMPYVAENLR; this comes from the coding sequence ATGATTAAGAATCCATCACATCCAAAGAAAGGTCAACGTAAGGTAAAACAGTGCAAATTTACACGTGCCGGAGTTGAGTACATTGATTACAAAGACGTAGATACTCTCCAGCGTTTTACTAACGACCAGGGTAAAATTCTCCCTCGTCGTGTTACCGGTACCAGTGCAAAGCACCAGCGACAGTTAACAACGGCCGTGAAAAGAGCCCGATTTTTAGCTCTTATGCCATACGTAGCTGAAAACCTTAGATAA
- a CDS encoding protein-disulfide reductase DsbD family protein produces MKSTQTLLMGIIIMMLSPFFIHAQIPDPVKFSVSEAPEEVLAGEVFEIKIDASIEGDWHLYSILNDKDAGPFPTEFSAKSTNFVITGDVVESKADIEFDPNFEAELGWHSSFASFTVPVAIKTNQTGSQNLDIEVFYQVCDDRVCLPPKSKSIIAGVTVTGISESPVEQAVYKEESGSSGSEIKESSLGGDGIFSFIWVAILAGFAALLTPCVFPMIPLTVSYFSKQEGSGKGIGGAVLFGIAIVITFTILGVLLAAIFGVSGAQNFASNPWVNLFIAFVLVAFAFSLLGMYELRLPHQLTNWLNRQSNESSGIAGILFMALTISAVSFSCTAPFVGGVFAATTGGEWFYPIIGMIGFSAAFASPFVILAIFPKWMESLPKSGSWMNIVKVLLGFIELAAAFKFLSNVDLVWEWGVVSRPLTIAAWIAIFLLTGLYLLGTYSLKHEQKPESISTGRMLLSIPFLLFSFYLIPGLLGSSLGIWDAFLPPKQATDVSLVASIGTTPGTGAATSADEGWSKDYEASREAAKEEGIPIFIDFTGYTCTNCRAMESNIFPLDEVVQRFDQMELVKLYTDGGPDGPENQMFQFELTGNVALPTYAIVDPESGRVITQSLGYSKKDEFVAFLDRGLQAFNNR; encoded by the coding sequence ATGAAATCAACTCAAACACTATTAATGGGGATCATCATCATGATGTTATCCCCATTTTTTATTCATGCCCAAATTCCTGACCCTGTTAAATTCAGCGTTTCGGAAGCCCCGGAAGAAGTGCTGGCCGGTGAAGTTTTTGAGATAAAAATTGATGCCTCTATCGAAGGTGACTGGCACCTATATTCTATTCTAAACGACAAAGACGCCGGCCCTTTCCCAACGGAGTTTTCGGCTAAGTCCACCAATTTCGTAATCACCGGTGATGTAGTAGAGTCAAAGGCCGATATTGAGTTCGACCCCAACTTTGAGGCTGAATTAGGCTGGCACAGTAGTTTCGCCAGTTTTACCGTTCCCGTTGCTATCAAAACCAATCAGACAGGATCACAAAACCTGGATATCGAAGTTTTTTACCAGGTATGTGACGACCGGGTCTGTCTTCCGCCCAAATCAAAATCGATTATTGCGGGAGTAACGGTAACCGGGATTTCAGAAAGTCCTGTTGAACAAGCTGTTTATAAAGAAGAGTCAGGTTCATCCGGGAGTGAAATTAAAGAGTCTTCGTTGGGTGGAGACGGGATTTTCTCCTTTATTTGGGTGGCTATTCTGGCCGGGTTTGCAGCCTTGCTTACGCCGTGTGTCTTTCCAATGATTCCATTGACGGTTTCATATTTCTCTAAACAGGAAGGTTCAGGTAAGGGAATTGGAGGTGCTGTTTTATTCGGGATTGCAATAGTCATCACTTTCACGATTCTGGGTGTTTTGCTTGCGGCTATTTTTGGAGTATCCGGTGCGCAGAATTTTGCTTCCAACCCATGGGTGAACCTGTTTATTGCTTTTGTGCTGGTCGCTTTTGCCTTCAGTTTGCTGGGGATGTATGAACTCCGGCTGCCTCATCAGTTAACAAACTGGCTGAACCGGCAAAGTAATGAGAGCTCCGGCATTGCCGGGATATTATTTATGGCACTAACTATCAGTGCCGTTTCATTTTCATGTACTGCACCCTTTGTGGGCGGTGTGTTTGCTGCCACTACCGGCGGAGAGTGGTTTTATCCCATCATTGGGATGATTGGGTTTTCAGCCGCATTTGCCAGTCCTTTTGTGATCCTGGCCATTTTCCCCAAATGGATGGAATCGTTACCCAAAAGCGGTTCATGGATGAATATTGTGAAAGTACTCCTGGGTTTTATAGAACTTGCAGCGGCTTTTAAATTCCTTTCTAATGTAGATTTGGTTTGGGAATGGGGAGTCGTTTCCCGCCCGCTGACCATCGCCGCGTGGATTGCCATTTTCTTACTCACTGGCTTATACCTGTTGGGCACATATTCGCTAAAGCATGAGCAAAAGCCCGAAAGTATTTCTACCGGAAGAATGCTGCTTTCGATTCCTTTTCTGCTGTTCAGTTTCTACTTAATTCCGGGACTGTTGGGTTCTTCACTGGGCATCTGGGATGCATTCCTTCCACCAAAACAAGCTACGGATGTAAGTTTAGTGGCATCAATCGGAACAACTCCGGGCACGGGAGCAGCTACCAGTGCCGATGAAGGCTGGTCAAAAGATTATGAAGCCTCCCGGGAGGCAGCCAAAGAAGAAGGGATACCCATCTTTATCGACTTCACGGGATATACCTGTACTAATTGCCGCGCTATGGAATCAAATATTTTTCCGCTGGATGAGGTTGTACAGCGCTTCGATCAGATGGAGCTGGTTAAACTATACACCGATGGCGGTCCGGACGGGCCAGAAAATCAGATGTTCCAGTTTGAGCTGACCGGAAACGTAGCCCTTCCAACTTACGCTATTGTTGATCCTGAATCGGGGCGGGTAATTACCCAAAGTTTAGGGTACAGCAAGAAAGATGAGTTTGTGGCATTTCTGGATCGTGGACTTCAGGCATTTAATAATCGCTGA
- a CDS encoding MotA/TolQ/ExbB proton channel family protein: MISSIALFLLQAPADEGFFNVVVAKFNEGNEGGWMWPVLVTLILGLAIFLERIITLNLADINTRKFIVNVQEALQDGGIEAAEELCAQTRGPVASVFQAGLMRSHEGIEAAEKAISAYGSIEMSFLERGLVWLSLFIAIAPLFGFLGTVVGMIEAFDDIEAAADISPSIVAGGIKTALLTTAGGLIAGIILQIGYNYCVSKIDRLIAEMEESSITLIDSIIMLNEGKDLVPPSTSDTDA; encoded by the coding sequence ATGATATCGTCGATTGCTCTTTTTCTCTTACAAGCCCCTGCTGACGAAGGGTTTTTTAATGTTGTAGTAGCAAAATTTAACGAAGGTAATGAAGGTGGATGGATGTGGCCTGTATTGGTTACATTGATCCTCGGTCTCGCCATTTTTCTTGAGCGGATCATTACTCTCAACCTTGCTGACATCAACACACGTAAATTTATCGTTAACGTACAAGAAGCTCTTCAAGACGGTGGTATCGAAGCTGCTGAAGAACTTTGTGCACAAACCCGAGGTCCTGTAGCGTCAGTTTTTCAAGCTGGTTTAATGCGTTCTCACGAAGGTATTGAAGCCGCCGAAAAAGCAATTTCAGCCTACGGCTCTATTGAAATGAGCTTCCTCGAGCGCGGCCTTGTATGGTTATCACTTTTCATTGCAATTGCTCCGCTATTCGGATTCCTTGGTACCGTAGTAGGTATGATTGAGGCTTTCGATGATATTGAAGCTGCTGCTGATATTTCACCAAGTATTGTTGCCGGTGGTATTAAGACAGCTCTTTTGACAACCGCCGGAGGTTTGATTGCGGGTATTATTCTTCAAATTGGATACAACTATTGCGTGTCTAAAATTGACCGACTGATTGCAGAAATGGAAGAAAGTTCAATCACCCTGATTGACTCCATTATTATGCTGAATGAAGGAAAAGATTTAGTTCCTCCATCTACCAGCGACACTGACGCATAA
- the rplI gene encoding 50S ribosomal protein L9, protein MKIILREDVEKLGQSGEVVDVKDGYGRNYLIPQGKAVMATKGAIQELERLKKEAARQAEFTVKEAKELAKQLEVTSLTIPVTTGEEDKIHGTVTNADIAAALEEREILVDKKDISLDQDVKALGEYTATVNLVGDLNPQVKFWVVKDE, encoded by the coding sequence ATGAAAATCATACTTAGAGAAGACGTAGAAAAATTAGGACAGTCCGGCGAAGTTGTTGATGTAAAAGACGGCTACGGACGTAATTACCTGATTCCTCAAGGAAAAGCCGTTATGGCAACCAAAGGAGCGATTCAGGAACTTGAAAGACTGAAGAAGGAAGCAGCTCGTCAGGCTGAGTTTACCGTTAAGGAAGCTAAAGAACTGGCTAAGCAGCTGGAAGTAACTTCACTTACTATCCCTGTAACAACCGGTGAAGAAGACAAAATTCACGGAACCGTAACCAATGCTGACATTGCAGCGGCTCTGGAAGAGCGTGAAATTCTTGTTGACAAGAAAGACATCTCGCTTGATCAGGACGTGAAAGCACTTGGTGAATACACAGCCACTGTAAACCTTGTTGGAGATCTAAATCCACAGGTTAAGTTCTGGGTTGTTAAAGACGAGTGA
- a CDS encoding ExbD/TolR family protein — MAHFKKKNAGSKQEVPTSAMPDVVFMLLFFFMVTTVLREVTLKVRVNLTQAENIEKIEQKRLLSYVYIGPERLPGNKLGEDKVQIDDAIVEDIGGIRTLMYDKLREQPKLIVSLRVDENSEFGLLTDVQEELKQASTFRINYSTRREP, encoded by the coding sequence ATGGCTCATTTTAAAAAGAAAAATGCAGGCAGTAAGCAGGAAGTGCCAACTTCCGCCATGCCGGATGTTGTATTTATGTTACTCTTCTTCTTTATGGTAACCACCGTATTGAGAGAAGTAACATTAAAGGTTCGCGTTAACCTCACCCAGGCCGAAAACATTGAAAAGATTGAGCAAAAGCGACTTCTTTCTTATGTATACATCGGACCGGAACGACTTCCGGGTAATAAACTTGGTGAAGATAAGGTTCAGATTGATGATGCTATCGTTGAAGATATTGGCGGAATAAGAACGCTGATGTACGACAAGCTTCGCGAACAGCCTAAATTGATTGTGTCTTTACGTGTGGATGAGAACTCCGAGTTCGGACTTCTCACCGACGTTCAGGAAGAATTGAAGCAGGCCAGCACGTTTCGTATAAACTACTCTACACGTCGCGAACCTTAA
- the thiL gene encoding thiamine-phosphate kinase — translation MSEEFQTIQSIGSKGLLEKISNYDAFKNEKVTQSIGDDAAVIKEDGGNLTLLSSDTYVEGVDFDPTYTPFNHLGYKILSAGVSDIYAMNGKPEAVLVNLAVPNRMSVQMVEDLYQGIYAAGKLHEVEVVGGDLKANHANLVVSISVYGKVDEEHITYRKGANEGDAICITGDLGGALAGLRILMREKKFWEEHGDESIQPELGDYQFVVKRQLVPEARKDLVDTLREQNFIPTSMIDITKGLVSEVNSISEASDLGAYIYQAALPIAIETRQVADEMQEDVDRYALFGGEDLELMFTLSEEKVEEFVNHFNDFVVIGRMVPKEEGMKMQTAEGDVVSFDDLS, via the coding sequence ATGTCTGAAGAATTTCAAACGATACAAAGCATAGGAAGCAAAGGGCTTCTTGAAAAGATTTCAAACTATGATGCTTTCAAAAACGAAAAGGTAACGCAATCTATTGGAGATGATGCTGCCGTTATCAAAGAAGATGGCGGAAACCTGACCCTTCTTTCCAGCGATACCTACGTTGAGGGCGTAGATTTTGATCCTACTTATACTCCTTTTAATCACCTTGGCTATAAAATACTTTCAGCGGGCGTAAGTGATATCTATGCCATGAATGGCAAACCGGAGGCAGTTCTGGTAAATCTTGCCGTACCCAACCGAATGTCTGTCCAAATGGTTGAAGATTTATATCAGGGAATTTATGCAGCCGGTAAGCTCCATGAGGTTGAAGTTGTTGGTGGCGACCTGAAAGCCAATCACGCCAACCTGGTGGTTTCCATTAGCGTGTATGGTAAAGTAGATGAAGAACACATCACATATCGTAAAGGTGCCAATGAAGGCGATGCCATTTGTATAACCGGAGATCTTGGCGGAGCCCTTGCCGGACTACGGATTCTAATGCGTGAAAAGAAATTCTGGGAGGAGCATGGCGATGAATCTATTCAGCCCGAGCTGGGAGATTATCAGTTTGTGGTAAAGAGACAATTGGTACCTGAAGCAAGAAAAGATCTTGTGGATACGTTAAGAGAGCAGAACTTTATACCCACCTCCATGATTGATATCACCAAAGGGTTGGTTAGTGAAGTAAATTCCATTTCCGAGGCATCTGATCTCGGAGCCTACATTTATCAGGCGGCATTGCCTATAGCAATCGAAACCCGTCAGGTAGCCGACGAAATGCAAGAAGACGTAGATCGCTACGCGCTGTTTGGCGGAGAGGATTTGGAACTTATGTTCACTTTGTCGGAAGAGAAAGTGGAAGAGTTCGTTAATCATTTTAATGATTTTGTAGTAATAGGGCGCATGGTTCCTAAAGAAGAGGGCATGAAAATGCAGACGGCAGAGGGCGACGTGGTCTCATTTGATGATTTGTCATAA
- the rpsF gene encoding 30S ribosomal protein S6 gives MSKNYYEFTYIINPVLEEDKFKETVDKVTNLIEKNGGEIDEVDEWGLRQFAYNIDKKGSGYYVNMYFTAPAEAIASVERQLRIDDDILRYLTLKYDAKMLRHRELQKKNEVPDIFAIEDEDESEEDDD, from the coding sequence ATGAGCAAAAACTATTACGAGTTTACCTATATCATAAATCCTGTTCTCGAAGAGGATAAGTTCAAAGAAACCGTCGATAAAGTTACCAATCTGATCGAAAAGAACGGCGGAGAAATTGATGAAGTAGATGAGTGGGGCTTACGTCAGTTCGCATACAACATCGATAAAAAAGGCAGTGGTTATTATGTGAATATGTATTTCACAGCACCCGCTGAAGCTATTGCCAGCGTTGAACGTCAATTAAGAATCGATGATGACATTCTTCGATACCTGACGCTGAAATATGACGCCAAAATGCTACGTCACCGTGAACTTCAAAAGAAAAATGAAGTGCCGGATATCTTCGCGATTGAAGATGAAGACGAATCGGAAGAAGACGACGATTAA
- a CDS encoding 4a-hydroxytetrahydrobiopterin dehydratase, translated as MAQPLSEQDIREALNSLEGWEFGDDVIKKEFSFKDFSEALGFIVRVGVEAEKQVHHPQLFNVYNTVNISLNTHDAGDKVTQKDVDLAKAIESVL; from the coding sequence ATGGCACAACCACTTTCAGAACAGGACATTCGCGAAGCTCTGAATTCCTTAGAAGGGTGGGAGTTTGGCGATGACGTTATAAAAAAAGAATTTTCATTTAAAGACTTCAGCGAAGCACTCGGATTTATTGTCCGTGTTGGAGTAGAAGCTGAAAAACAGGTACATCATCCGCAACTATTTAATGTGTATAACACAGTAAATATCAGTTTGAATACACATGATGCGGGTGATAAGGTCACACAGAAAGATGTGGATCTTGCCAAAGCAATTGAAAGCGTTTTATAA
- a CDS encoding type II toxin-antitoxin system VapC family toxin has protein sequence MIDAGPVIALFDRDDQHHSRVLEFMRDFRGRLISTWPVLTEVSYMLDFNKETQLNFLDWVAEGGIEVVNLEQWQLIKVREVMERYADLQADFADASLIVTAEARDLESIITLDSDFEVYKLSNGQYLSNLLDQ, from the coding sequence ATGATTGATGCGGGTCCTGTAATTGCTCTGTTTGATCGCGATGATCAGCATCATTCCAGAGTATTGGAATTTATGAGAGATTTCAGGGGGAGGCTGATTTCTACGTGGCCGGTTTTAACGGAAGTATCCTACATGCTCGATTTTAACAAAGAAACACAGTTGAACTTTTTGGATTGGGTAGCGGAAGGAGGTATCGAAGTTGTAAACCTTGAACAGTGGCAGCTCATAAAAGTAAGAGAAGTGATGGAGAGGTATGCTGATTTACAAGCAGATTTCGCGGATGCATCCCTGATTGTTACAGCTGAGGCTCGCGACCTTGAATCAATTATTACACTGGACAGTGATTTTGAAGTATATAAATTGAGTAACGGCCAATACCTGTCAAACCTATTGGATCAGTAA
- a CDS encoding CopG family ribbon-helix-helix protein: MRSVRLPEDLEKELEMLADQKNVSRSNIIKEALVEYMAKEKKYNKPYEAGAAYFGKHGSGEANRSVTYKSRIKDKIRDKHND; the protein is encoded by the coding sequence ATGAGATCAGTTCGTTTGCCGGAAGATTTAGAGAAAGAGCTGGAGATGTTGGCCGATCAAAAAAATGTATCCCGCTCCAATATTATAAAAGAAGCCTTGGTGGAGTATATGGCAAAAGAGAAGAAATATAACAAACCCTATGAAGCGGGCGCAGCCTACTTTGGAAAGCATGGGAGCGGTGAAGCAAACCGATCCGTAACCTATAAATCCCGCATAAAAGATAAGATCCGTGATAAGCACAATGATTGA
- a CDS encoding ExbD/TolR family protein, producing the protein MLLKKRKRESAEINGSSMADIAFLLLIFFLVTTTINVDTGIGLVLPPPLEDDVEPPPIKERNLMNILVNQEGRIVMDEEFYQLGEVKARLIEFIKNPTQDPNLAETPDLAIVSIRTQRETPYRIYVDMLDEVMGAYKDLRDEASRANYGVPYGALTEDSPQQEQVKDMYPKKISIAEPNE; encoded by the coding sequence ATGCTACTTAAAAAAAGAAAAAGAGAAAGTGCGGAGATCAATGGATCTTCCATGGCCGATATCGCCTTTCTCTTGCTGATCTTCTTTCTGGTAACAACAACGATTAACGTTGATACCGGAATCGGGTTGGTGCTACCTCCACCATTAGAAGATGATGTGGAACCACCACCCATTAAAGAAAGAAACCTGATGAACATTCTTGTAAATCAGGAAGGACGAATTGTGATGGATGAAGAATTCTATCAGCTTGGTGAAGTAAAAGCCCGGTTGATTGAGTTCATTAAGAATCCAACACAAGATCCGAATCTGGCAGAGACTCCCGATTTGGCGATTGTTTCTATCAGAACCCAACGCGAAACTCCTTACCGCATTTATGTTGATATGTTAGATGAGGTAATGGGCGCTTACAAGGATCTCAGAGACGAAGCTTCAAGGGCAAACTATGGTGTGCCGTATGGAGCACTCACAGAAGACAGTCCTCAGCAAGAGCAGGTAAAGGATATGTATCCGAAGAAAATCTCAATAGCAGAACCTAACGAATAA
- the ftsH gene encoding ATP-dependent zinc metalloprotease FtsH yields MAQKDQNQKKSVKPDGKKGGNSPKFPTWSIFVLFFVLLLAQILFFSPDTGNRIKYSKFLEHVENGYVNEITITNGVDVTGVYSDKAISDGIINRPAQEDNNNLPFSTESVEDFRKFRTTMLRGDEIRPVLDANAVEYDVRIEEDWFSGIFVWLIPIALLIVIWIFIFRKMNPGQQVLNIGKNKASLYDQQKETKVTFEDVAGLQEAKAEVEEVVEFLKNPQKFTKLGGVLPKGVLLVGPPGTGKTLLAKATAGEASVPFFSLSGSDFVEMFVGVGAARVRDLFKQAKEKAPCIIFIDEIDSIGRTRGRGMAMGSNDERENTLNQLLSEMDGFNSDKGVILMAATNRPDILDSALLRPGRFDRQIMIDKPDLNGRVEILRVHTKKLKLSDNIDLRVLASQTPGFAGADLANLCNEAALLAARREKSSIEMEDFQDSIEKVIAGLERKNKLISPDERKIVAYHEAGHAVVGWFLEHTDPVLKVSIVPRGLAALGYTLQTPLEERFLMTTEELNDKICALLGGRVAEEIIFGRISTGAQNDLERITTMAFAMVAEYGMSEKLGYISLKDSQNPENSYGFNKKYSEQTSEQIDKEVRRIIDLNHDRTIELLKKHKDELEKLAEALLEREVLDHHALRDLLGDRPHGKYPDGIFEPRSDSKKNGVQKEDEEKSDVADAEIVESEDTQEAKEETKNDTEDSSDKKESEESKA; encoded by the coding sequence ATGGCGCAGAAAGACCAAAATCAAAAAAAATCAGTAAAGCCAGACGGCAAAAAAGGCGGTAACTCCCCTAAATTTCCCACCTGGAGCATATTTGTATTATTCTTCGTACTTCTACTTGCACAAATACTTTTCTTTTCTCCCGACACCGGAAACAGAATTAAATACAGCAAGTTTCTCGAACATGTTGAAAATGGATATGTAAATGAAATAACAATCACCAATGGAGTGGATGTAACCGGGGTCTATTCTGATAAAGCCATATCCGATGGAATTATAAACCGGCCGGCTCAGGAAGACAATAACAATCTTCCGTTTTCAACAGAAAGCGTTGAAGATTTTAGAAAATTCAGAACCACCATGCTGCGCGGGGATGAAATTCGCCCTGTACTGGACGCCAATGCTGTTGAGTATGACGTTCGGATTGAAGAAGACTGGTTTAGCGGTATTTTCGTTTGGCTGATCCCAATTGCGCTATTGATTGTAATCTGGATATTCATTTTCAGAAAAATGAATCCCGGACAACAAGTTCTCAACATTGGAAAGAACAAAGCCTCTCTCTACGATCAGCAAAAAGAAACCAAAGTTACGTTTGAAGATGTGGCCGGACTTCAGGAAGCAAAAGCTGAAGTTGAAGAGGTTGTAGAATTCCTGAAAAACCCTCAGAAGTTTACCAAGCTTGGCGGTGTACTCCCTAAAGGCGTGCTGTTGGTGGGCCCTCCCGGAACCGGTAAAACATTGCTTGCAAAAGCAACTGCTGGAGAAGCCAGCGTGCCATTCTTTAGCTTAAGTGGGTCAGACTTCGTGGAAATGTTTGTTGGAGTGGGAGCAGCCCGAGTTCGTGACTTGTTCAAGCAAGCCAAGGAAAAAGCCCCATGTATTATATTTATTGATGAAATTGATTCCATTGGTCGTACCCGTGGAAGAGGAATGGCAATGGGTTCCAATGATGAGCGGGAAAACACGTTGAATCAGCTGCTCAGTGAAATGGATGGATTTAACTCTGACAAAGGAGTAATTCTGATGGCGGCCACGAACCGTCCGGATATTCTGGATTCAGCCTTGTTACGCCCCGGTCGTTTTGATCGTCAGATTATGATTGACAAGCCGGACTTAAACGGTCGGGTCGAAATCCTGAGGGTTCACACCAAAAAATTGAAGCTGTCGGATAATATTGACTTGAGAGTGTTAGCATCTCAAACTCCGGGTTTTGCCGGTGCTGATTTGGCCAACCTCTGTAATGAGGCTGCCCTTTTGGCTGCACGACGAGAGAAGAGCAGCATTGAGATGGAAGACTTCCAGGATTCTATTGAGAAAGTAATTGCCGGATTAGAGCGTAAGAATAAGTTGATTAGTCCAGACGAGCGAAAGATTGTGGCATATCACGAGGCCGGTCATGCTGTTGTAGGCTGGTTCCTGGAGCATACCGATCCGGTATTGAAAGTAAGTATTGTACCACGTGGCTTAGCCGCATTGGGTTATACTTTACAGACTCCTCTGGAAGAACGATTCCTCATGACAACCGAGGAATTGAATGATAAAATCTGTGCGTTGCTTGGTGGACGAGTAGCTGAAGAAATTATCTTTGGCCGAATCTCAACCGGTGCACAAAACGACCTTGAGCGTATCACAACAATGGCGTTTGCTATGGTTGCCGAATACGGTATGAGTGAGAAACTTGGATATATTTCTCTGAAAGATTCCCAGAACCCTGAAAACAGCTACGGATTCAATAAAAAGTATTCAGAGCAGACCAGTGAGCAAATCGATAAAGAGGTCCGCAGAATTATTGACCTGAATCATGACCGAACCATCGAGTTGCTCAAGAAGCATAAGGATGAGCTCGAGAAACTGGCTGAAGCACTTCTTGAAAGAGAAGTTCTTGACCACCACGCCCTGAGGGACTTGCTGGGTGATCGTCCGCACGGAAAATATCCGGATGGAATTTTCGAGCCACGCTCTGATTCCAAGAAAAATGGAGTTCAGAAAGAGGACGAAGAAAAATCTGATGTGGCTGATGCTGAGATAGTTGAATCTGAGGATACTCAAGAGGCAAAAGAAGAGACAAAAAACGACACAGAAGATTCTTCAGACAAAAAAGAGAGTGAAGAGTCCAAGGCCTGA